The following proteins are encoded in a genomic region of Cellulomonas sp. ES6:
- a CDS encoding zinc-dependent metalloprotease: MTSDDPRQPEPTGGSAWEQMLRQMFGPDADEALRQMREQGLDPAEMARASGLPDDPALVDQVVAQVQRMLAGSGDGPVNWDVAHDLARQVAVQGGDPTVSPAEARHAADALGVAELWLDAATDLPPAGGRVRALSRSEWVEQTLPTWRTLTEPVATSMSTALATTLADQLPGQLPEGLALPAGMGGGALDPAAMMRQLGALVFGMQVGQAAGSLSREVFGLTDVGLPLVAEPATALVPRNVAEFADGLDVPLEEVRLFLALREAAHARLFTHVTWLRGHLLAAVDAYARGISIDLESLEESVRSIDPTDPAALQGALSSGVFAPQTTPEQQAVLARLETALALVEGWVDEVVATAALPHLPHSVALREMIRRRRAAGGPAEQTFATLVGLELRPRRSRDAAALWAHIAREQGPAARDAVWDHPDLLPTAEDLDDPTGYATRRAAAEDEHADLDRALAEILDEDGSGTAGPTGGGTSEDRPGADGTTDADGGSDGDADGGGAAR, encoded by the coding sequence ATGACCTCCGACGACCCGCGCCAGCCCGAGCCCACGGGCGGATCCGCCTGGGAGCAGATGCTGCGCCAGATGTTCGGCCCCGACGCGGACGAGGCGCTGCGCCAGATGCGGGAGCAGGGCCTCGACCCGGCCGAGATGGCGCGGGCCTCCGGCCTGCCGGACGACCCGGCGCTGGTGGACCAGGTCGTCGCCCAGGTGCAGCGGATGCTCGCGGGCAGCGGGGACGGCCCCGTGAACTGGGACGTCGCGCACGACCTGGCGCGGCAGGTCGCCGTGCAGGGCGGCGACCCGACCGTCAGCCCCGCCGAGGCCCGCCACGCCGCGGACGCGCTCGGCGTCGCCGAGCTCTGGCTCGACGCCGCGACCGACCTGCCGCCCGCCGGCGGCCGGGTGCGCGCCCTGTCCCGCTCCGAGTGGGTCGAGCAGACGCTGCCGACGTGGCGGACGCTCACCGAGCCGGTCGCGACGTCCATGTCCACCGCCCTGGCCACCACGCTCGCCGACCAGCTCCCGGGCCAGCTGCCCGAGGGCCTCGCGCTGCCGGCGGGGATGGGCGGCGGCGCGCTCGACCCCGCCGCGATGATGCGCCAGCTCGGTGCGCTGGTGTTCGGCATGCAGGTCGGTCAGGCGGCCGGCTCGCTGTCCCGCGAGGTGTTCGGGCTGACCGACGTCGGGCTGCCGCTCGTCGCGGAGCCCGCGACCGCGCTGGTGCCGCGGAACGTCGCCGAGTTCGCCGACGGGCTGGACGTGCCGCTCGAGGAGGTCCGGCTGTTCCTCGCCCTGCGCGAGGCCGCCCACGCCCGCCTCTTCACGCACGTCACCTGGCTCCGCGGGCACCTGCTGGCGGCCGTGGACGCGTACGCGCGCGGGATCAGCATCGACCTCGAGAGCCTCGAGGAGTCGGTGCGCTCCATCGACCCCACCGACCCGGCCGCGCTGCAGGGCGCGCTGTCGTCCGGGGTGTTCGCGCCGCAGACCACGCCCGAGCAGCAGGCGGTCCTCGCCCGGCTGGAGACCGCGCTGGCGCTCGTCGAGGGCTGGGTGGACGAGGTCGTCGCCACCGCCGCGCTCCCCCACCTGCCGCACAGCGTCGCGCTCCGCGAGATGATCCGCCGCCGCCGGGCCGCGGGCGGTCCCGCCGAGCAGACGTTCGCCACCCTCGTCGGCCTGGAGCTCCGTCCGCGCCGCTCCCGGGACGCCGCCGCGCTGTGGGCGCACATCGCCCGCGAGCAGGGTCCCGCCGCGCGCGACGCCGTGTGGGACCACCCGGACCTGCTGCCGACCGCCGAGGACCTGGACGACCCCACCGGCTACGCCACCCGCCGCGCCGCCGCCGAGGACGAGCACGCCGACCTCGACCGCGCGCTCGCGGAGATCCTCGACGAGGACGGGTCGGGCACCGCGGGACCCACCGGCGGGGGCACCTCCGAGGACCGGCCCGGGGCGGACGGCACCACGGACGCCGACGGAGGCTCCGACGGCGACGCCGACGGGGGCGGAGCGGCGCGCTGA
- a CDS encoding PDZ domain-containing protein: protein MHAQPDLPPEPSAAGDDALTGPVTDPAAPDVPAAPPVTRRAVLLSGGTLAAAVLLVVLLLMPVPYAVNSPGPTLDTLGSHDGTELITIEGAPTYDATGELRLTTVSTTGGPGYPSSVLGVLAGWVSPSQLVVPVETVFPQDATQEQLDQQNEAQMVSSQENATVAALEELGYEVPVTLTVHDAVPGSGAEGVVEPGDVLLDFDGTPLASYGQLIDLLAGTEPGSTVTLGVRRDDADLELDVVTGEREDGDGSQLGVFIDPEFDPPVDVRIQIDRIGGSSAGTMFALGIIDRLTPEDEAAGQVIAGTGTMDLNGDVGPIGGIRQKMAGALRDGARWFLAPADNCDEVVGHVPDGLDVVRISTLHEAREAVAAIGAGETGDLPTCTAGGAEG, encoded by the coding sequence GTGCACGCCCAGCCCGACCTGCCGCCGGAGCCGTCCGCCGCGGGGGACGACGCCCTCACCGGCCCCGTCACGGACCCTGCCGCCCCCGACGTGCCCGCGGCGCCGCCGGTGACCCGTCGCGCGGTCCTGCTGTCCGGCGGGACGCTCGCCGCGGCGGTGCTGCTGGTGGTCCTGCTGCTCATGCCGGTGCCGTACGCGGTGAACTCGCCGGGGCCGACGCTCGACACGCTGGGCTCGCACGACGGCACCGAGCTCATCACCATCGAGGGCGCGCCGACCTACGACGCGACCGGGGAGCTGCGGCTGACCACGGTGTCGACGACCGGCGGCCCGGGGTACCCCTCGAGCGTGCTGGGGGTGCTGGCGGGCTGGGTCAGCCCCTCGCAGCTCGTCGTCCCCGTCGAGACGGTGTTCCCGCAGGACGCCACGCAGGAGCAGCTCGACCAGCAGAACGAGGCCCAGATGGTGTCCTCGCAGGAGAACGCCACGGTCGCCGCGCTGGAGGAGCTCGGGTACGAGGTGCCGGTCACCCTGACCGTGCACGACGCCGTCCCGGGGTCCGGCGCCGAGGGCGTCGTCGAGCCCGGTGACGTGCTGCTCGACTTCGACGGCACGCCGCTCGCGTCGTACGGCCAGCTCATCGACCTGCTCGCGGGCACCGAGCCGGGGAGCACCGTGACGCTCGGCGTCCGGCGCGACGACGCGGACCTCGAGCTCGACGTCGTGACCGGCGAGCGGGAGGACGGCGACGGCAGCCAGCTCGGCGTCTTCATCGACCCGGAGTTCGACCCGCCGGTGGACGTGCGCATCCAGATCGACCGGATCGGCGGGTCCAGCGCGGGCACGATGTTCGCCCTGGGGATCATCGACCGCCTGACGCCCGAGGACGAGGCGGCGGGGCAGGTCATCGCCGGCACCGGGACGATGGACCTCAACGGCGACGTCGGTCCCATCGGCGGGATCCGGCAGAAGATGGCCGGCGCGCTGCGGGACGGGGCGCGCTGGTTCCTGGCGCCGGCGGACAACTGCGACGAGGTCGTCGGGCACGTGCCGGACGGCCTGGACGTCGTGCGCATCAGCACGCTGCACGAGGCCCGGGAGGCCGTCGCGGCGATCGGGGCGGGCGAGACCGGCGACCTGCCGACCTGCACGGCGGGCGGCGCCGAGGGCTGA
- a CDS encoding PPA1309 family protein has product MSDAPQTPDAPQPDPTASAPAPAGPEGPAQRALAEAVTEIERHVATGGWDGPVRVFALVRTQTALDAEPALASQLPPAVLAAAASDADHLTSVEQEGLPASDDLEGLLGAIAWPDGVDGAALTVERIVLPPEAERDLPADPDQALSALLAHPQRQDVRLAVGVLRDGPTWCAVRQRAADRDDAVGQGADVVPGLVEALRATFA; this is encoded by the coding sequence GTGAGCGACGCACCGCAGACCCCCGACGCCCCGCAGCCCGACCCGACGGCCTCCGCCCCGGCGCCGGCCGGCCCCGAGGGCCCGGCGCAGCGCGCGCTCGCCGAGGCCGTCACCGAGATCGAGCGGCACGTGGCGACCGGCGGCTGGGACGGGCCGGTGCGCGTGTTCGCCCTGGTGCGCACGCAGACCGCGCTCGACGCCGAGCCCGCGCTCGCGTCGCAGCTCCCGCCGGCGGTCCTCGCCGCCGCCGCGTCGGACGCCGACCACCTGACGTCCGTCGAGCAGGAGGGACTGCCGGCGAGCGACGACCTGGAGGGGCTGCTCGGTGCGATCGCGTGGCCCGACGGCGTGGACGGCGCGGCGCTGACGGTCGAGCGGATCGTGCTGCCTCCCGAGGCCGAGCGGGACCTGCCCGCCGACCCCGACCAGGCCCTGTCCGCCCTCCTCGCGCACCCGCAGCGGCAGGACGTGCGCCTCGCGGTCGGCGTGCTGCGCGACGGGCCGACCTGGTGCGCCGTGCGCCAGCGGGCGGCCGACCGGGACGACGCGGTGGGTCAGGGCGCCGACGTGGTGCCGGGGCTGGTCGAGGCGCTGCGGGCGACCTTCGCCTGA